tatgggcatatgttttgaaaaatttggcttaattacaggctgcagttttccacaaaaaaaaaacacttcagtcagcgggaattgaacccagttcacgcaaaaataaaactgttgcacactgggggaaatgcgccttagcccgcacgcttattggaACGGTATATTGGGAGAAGGATTAAAATCAATAAGAGCGTGcctggctgaaatgtttccagtatcgatgggttactttgttgataaacatcaaatgctttgaagcacattttcaaggtcgtaaatggtgatttaatgccagttgtaattCTGCAAAGTcttggtactttgaggcattcgcaaagcttatttactacttcaaaacattcgagtgctgatttagtactgaataaatacttcaatttagtgcttgtggttacttgggtaccCTACCCTATTTTGtcgaaaagcttataaacttagtcaactaaaaataaacattaacttttttttctaaaaacctatatcagcaaccttattGATGGTACATTGAtcgttcaaataaaatttgaacacattgaatctgatttttacaagaaaaactatgactaccAAAGTCACCCCGAAATGGAacttgtgtggtctaccccggtacacgttttaaaaataatagtcttgagaaaacccttaccagttggaaaaaaaaatccaaaataaattgcaatcctatcaatgtcaccccggtttacggtacaaacATCGTTTTGTAGATGGATAGGGTAGAattcgaattgttttttttttttaacagaaacAAGACGCATGTTTCACATTTGCTATCATTTGGATCAGTGTGTTCCTTAGGCAAAACAATGTATCCATCTCTTCTTGGCCAGATCTTGAAAAATTTGTATGtcaaaatttaacattaaattctTTGACTTCAGACGTCAGAAAACATCAACGACGTTAGAAttcactgtattttttttctgattgtgTGCAAAAACGTTAATTTTCTTAAGGTGAAACTGGACGATGGACATCAAAAAAACTTCTATGCgacttaaatcaattttgaaacttGACAGATTGTTTGCTAACGGCTTATTTACCGTCGTCtgccaatttatttatttttatttacctaaacattttttttcagtttggattttttttttgaaattttaaacaaaagtaTCTACGTGGTTTGAAGGTGGcccctagaaaatattttttatttggtaaacaaaaatatagaAATAGCGCCAAATCCTGCCATTCCATCAACTCAATTGCAATGCTTACGTTGAGTAATTAGTATTCGATTTGGAGACTGTTTATCTTCGTCTCATAAATACTTCTTCAGCATTATGATAATGACTTCACACCATTCAAAAATCCCCCTTTTCTCGACTGACCGATAATTACTCACCATTTGCTACTGATCCGTCTGGAATGGACTTTTTGGAGTGTAACTCATGAGGACAGCAATAGTAATTctgtaaattaaaaatacttaactaaacttaaccCTTTTCATTCACTTCGCTTAACTTAACTGATAAGCCGAAAGCGCGCCGTTATCTTTAGTGAGATTTTTATCCTGGCAATAAATGATTTTCTGAGAACTGATGTGCAGCTTTGTTGTGCAATCTTAATCACagagttaaaattaaaatgtgacgtactttcgCATCTTCCTCGAAGCAAGTTTGGCCATGACCGGACCACTTCCGGTGCATCTTTGCCACCGGACGACGGCAGTACTCCTCGGGAATGCACTGTCCCGTAACATTAGGATAGGCAGCGATGACGCAGTCCTTCAAGGCGGTCGAATGGCCCGGTTCGCAGAAGACACTTAGCTGACCTTCGTACTGCTTGCACTCGCGGCACGTGACCTCGACGGGTCGTTCCGACTGTCGATGGTGGTACCGGCTTTTCGAGTGCCGATTTAGGGCCTCGAAAATCTTGGGACAGAACTCGATGGGCACGCAGGTCGCCTTTGAGGTGTAGCACTTTCTCGGTTGTTTCTTGTGATATTGATACAATTGGCAGGTCGATAGTGGAAGGGCGATTCCGATAAAAAACAGCACTAAAGACTTCATAATGCTTAACAAGCACTAGCAGAAAAGCAGTGGGATTTTAAAACGACGTGCGACATTCAAAAGATAAAGCACGACTGAGACTTTATTGGCGCGCAACGGTTGTCGATTATGAAAATGTGGGTGATCGGCAAAGGCGACAATAACGCACGCGAGAGAGCGAAATGGTCGGGAATTCTCTTTGGAGTTTCCCGTATTCACAGTGCGTTTGGATTTGCATACTAGAAAACTAGTTTTAATCAGCCTGATGGcaagattgtcaaattgtatgtatgggccgcgatactcacattggttggaccgtggaccccgctatttggtcgctttacccctctgacgctaaatatagggtaaaagagccagcaaatgtgcaattgaaaaaaagttttttttgtgaaaaattattttaaattttgtttttgatgaataattttgaatatgttttgtcaaaaaataaataactagaaaaaataaaatattatccagCCTTTTGAGGACGAAGTCAatcgttcacattttttaatgttaacttATTAACATATTTTAGTGTTAAATGTCAATATTCCAAGAAGATAATGTTCAGCTTGTGACGATAAACTACTTTTCCTTTACTTAGAAATCGAATCCAGCAGGGAAACGATAACCAACTATGTTGGTCCGCACCGGGTTCTGAATTCCCATTTaagaggcggaagcgttaccgcaTGGCTcggtcttaacaaaaaaaaaataacttgacaataaataacaatttcaaattgcaaacctaaatattaaataaacttattttcaaatttactcaTAAATGGCCTTTATACCCTATTTTGTGCAACCAGTTTATGGAGTGTTCACCCTATATGGACTGTCAAAAACgaggttcactttttgacaagcTTTCCACCAATTcaattgtcttattttttgGGACCTTTATCGAAAATTTTCTTTCCAGCTAAAAATATATTGGAGGGATAAATGGGAGTAGTTCTCCACGGTTTCgcaattttttgcgattttaaaattttcatttttttatttggataaaactttgtccttatgtcaacagaagtcattttgcatcattagttccatacaagtctccatacaattttgggggctggccatacaaaatggGTTTGTAAATATATgtaattctgtatcttgagaagggattttcagatcgatttggtgtcttctgcaaaatTGAGATGACGACTTTACGGAAAAGTAGGCACTCGAAaagaaaacagattttttttatataactgTATATCACTAAAGGTTAATTCTCAAAACACGTATataataattttcgattttttaatgtgttttagaggacaaaaaatctTCGGAGCCATAGGGCGTGATGATGCAAATCTGGTTtaagagatattttttgaaaatatcgaaaacctgaacaaaaaaaaatattaaagaccttatttaaagcaaaatcaaatttgcaaacaaaaagtcGAAAAACGCTGGGGTCTTATTGTTGAATGCTTTTTATTTGTCGTTTAATTTAAAACGACTATAAACACATTTTAACAGAAGTGAAGCcgcacggaaaggggatccatcTTCAAATCAGCAGAAGGATTTTCCTGGTTTGATTTTGCTGATATTTGCGAAAAATCACACTGAACCAGCGATGTTTTTCGCTGAAAACAGCGGCTGAGCAAATTCAAATCCAGCAACTTAGATCAGTGCGTAGTTGGCAAAGTGAGCGcatggtcgtaaaaaatattcggagtgaaaagtgattttttgtgtgtgcattttgtttcgcatttttgtcgtaaaTTAGGTGTGTCAATTGCGGGCGGTGGGGCAACGTGGTTGCTTGACAGGATCGATCATGTTTGTAGGTGTCCTTTTTCTTGCTAGCAATGATAATATCAGTCCTTCCTTTATCATCATTGATCGGAGGGTACGCCGCCGGTTGAGTTAGTCGTAATAATTGTGTTCTAAAGTAACAGAGTGTTAATTGTGTTTCCTGCTTCAGTTGATTGTGGGCGGTGAGGCCACGCGAATTAATTGTGTCTTGAGCgtcattttcgttgagtaattggtgtttttttttgtgcttttgtaatcttaattaattgttttgcgattttcaatatcaatatcatcgttgatcagtaggcacggcgtcgggtaaattgtgtatacaTTTTTCGGATagggttttatattttttacggTGAAAAAGCTATTTCTAtaaaatgatcgaaagacgcgctgatattttggatcgtcgagttaatagtggagcaaaataactgtgtgtgagtgattttgtgtgttaaccagaaagcccttcccatagcatcgttgctcggaaggttcgccgacgggtctgtaatgaaagtcctccccatagcatcgtagctcgggacgcatcgaaaagccaataccttatcctactaacccaaaaaatattaatcacgtgatgcttgaaggagatgctatAATAGGTATATAGCGAAAACTATGTCCTtaatgagtctgcaacttcaactatcggactaacattcctacctttcgttgaactgcaggcttcttgggagggcgccggtattaaCTAATAAAGTAAGGATCTCCAGagtttaaacagtgaacggatggttggctcccactgatcatttttgattcattgtttaacttcagctgatctatCAATAACGGAgaagcagctcattggcagtcaaccatgctcatgctcatgctcatgctcaaaccaGCGGCTGAGCAAATTCAAATCCAGCaacttagttcttttttttttgtcttattttttgtgatttcataaaaaaatatttcaagttaaAACACAAGAAGTTTGAGAAGTAACACGTATTCTTGAAAAGATTATAGCAAGgaaataataatttctgaatgattttttttttcatttcaactttttttttgtaaaaaaatggcatttgttTTAAGGAGTTACAGAGGTTGCACCTAGGGGGTGTACagagtaaaaatatttaccattcGTTAACATATTGACgttgttgttgatttattgGCCAATAAAGCAACGAAAATGTTATGACCTACATTTGCACACCTtgatttgacagttgacagtttgacatacagacgaaaacaacaaaatattgttcgcgacaaaattttactATCTTCTTTAGATACCGTTTGGAAATTTTCGGAGAAAAGAGTCCTGTTCGGTCCCATATTGGCCAAATCCGGGCACAGTAAGACCTAACTTCCGGCGTAATGACGGGCTGACGGAGGTCAAACAAGAGGAGATTTCAGGGCCGTAGGCGAAAGCAGAAAATATTCGTTTACCAATCGTTTTCTACGATGCGGCTCGCggaggatgaggaggaggattCTATATCAATGGTTGGAAAGATTTTCCACGTTTTTTCTCCAACAATGTGGCACGAAGAGGCATGAAACTGCTCTGCCAACGATCATGACCATGATTATGTCCTTCCAATTGTTTCCTCTTGCGTGGTGGAAGAAGGAGGAAATCGGTCTAGACGCCGATAGTTTTCCTCCTGCCGCTACTTTCCCATTGATATTCATTgagtgtttatttttgcttattgCATGATCGAGGAAGCAACGGGACAAGACCTGGTCACCGGAACATGGTCCCTTACTTTTGCGTTTACCACAGGCAACTTATCCAAAGAGAAAAATGCTTTGTTCAGTCTCAGATTGACCAAATACGATTACAGGAAGAGGGAGATTCCGTCGCAATGGAGTATGTGGCGTTTCAACCGAGGTTGACCGGGTTTGACGGAATTCAAACGGTAGGAGGATTCAGGACAGTAGGCGAAAGCTTTGACTTTGACCCATCGTTGCCCTCTAGTGCAGTTCAAGGAGAAGGAGGAGGCAACATTTACGGTTTGGACCGGgattttccgggttttccttCAACTATTCCACTAGCGGCCATGATCATGATGATGTCCACATTGAAGAAAGAGGCAATCGGTCTCGTTGCCgattgtttttctccttcgacacTGGTTTCATTTGGCCACATTTGGTGATCGGATTTGGGTCATACTAAAATGCGGAACCGTTGCTGTATTTTAAAGGAAAGCTGTTTCCCTTCCAccatttaattgattttgaacCAATCCGGAAAGTTACCGGTTCtagcatttttgtttttctttgcgcTCTAAATATCAGGTTATGTTATCCGGCCTGTGTAAAGAATTTGTCCAAGTTCCGTAGAAAAAGAGAAGCCTTCTCCGTTTTAACGAATATAGTATTCATCGAGGGTTCATTTTTGGAGGAAGCAACAGGACGGGTTCTGATCCCGGAACATGGCCTCTTACTTTTGCAACAAGTGGAGCAGGAGAGGCAAGAGGAGGAAGCTAGATTAGGTGGACATGACTTTTCGGGTAATCCTTCAACGTAGCGGGACGTAGAGGAATCAGTTAACCGGTCCACTGCATTTTTCTTCTTGGGTGTTTCAGAAGTAGGTAACTTGACCATTCTTGGCCGACGGAGCTTGGTCCCCGCTGAAGAAATGTCCAATTTTTGCCACTTATAAATTTCCCTtcgaaatttccatgaaaatcctCACCGTCagaattttttgtgtttatgtTCAATTTGACATTTCTATCTGACAAAGGTTCAAGGATCCACAAACTCAGGTAAGGTCGCGTTaaagtattgacgaaatatAAATCAATCAACGAACTATTATAAGCTATTATTAGTCTATCGACCAAGTTGTCCTGCCCCTAGGGttgcaccataacagtttttttcttatttggagatttagaatacagctaaatagtatcaggatcaccataaatgataattctatagttcaaaaagtaataaaaagtattttttataggcgatgctagtccacgtggtagctgtttgacatgtggcgtcgtggtgttcatcaagcattcacagcatgctaaggaaaaattgatgcttttctggggaaaaccgttggttccgaaaaccccggatgtattgccgttgagcccgatgggggttgaacgaatcgacctggtctcttcggaaaagttgttccccagacgattccgctcatttctggccatcctagaagtttctacatgttttccccaggcctgtaggagcaaatgaacaaaaattcaaaatttcccatattaAATCctatgtaaacttgaactcgcttgagacaagccagttttcaaccaaatgagctgaaatttggcgtgagagtccctatcggtatgccctacaaggggaaccacaccagaacttgatctgagaacttttcaaaattcgtACCCACCCTACTAGCTATATAAGCTACATTCGAAGAcgtttttttgttgtgattCCGCAAATGAAACAGATGATAATTACGAGCAAACAAATAtacttttattatttacaaGCTACTCCAAAACTTACATACAATCCGAGATAGTCTACTAGCCTCCGCTAGTGCTAAATGAGGCGGAATAGGGTCGCCCCTTTACatgttttttataatatttccagagttttttttttgaaaaggtcctataagctattgtctttcatatgtttataggacctaataaaaaaactaacttaatccacctatgtggttggagccttcctcactcattaccaacactggctgtacacaaatttcatctattttttagatccggaataaaaagtacaccatatctcaagacagggttgccagatcttcattgttttggactcgttggaaaggtctttcgataacctaaccaacgatgggtcggatggtggatccggacatagtttacatacatttaagtgagatccggcttccaaaaagtacataaatatcacttaaatggccatatctcgagacagggttgccagatcttctatgttttggactcgatggaaaggttttttgataacctaaccaacgatgggtcggatggtggatccggacatagtttacatacatttaagtgagatccggcttccaaaaagtacataaatatcactgaaatggccatatctcgagacagggttgccagatcttcaatgttgtggactcgatggaaaggtcttttgataaactaactaacgatgggtcggaaggtggatccggacatagtttacatacatttaagtgagatccggcttccaaaaagtacatcaatatcacttaagtggccatatctcgagacagggttgccagatcttctatgttttggactcgatggaaaggtcttttgataacctaaccaacgatgggtcggatggtggatccggacatagtttacatacatttaagtgagatccggcttccaaaaagtacataaatatcacttaagtggccatatctcgagacagggttgccagatctttaatgttttgaactcgttggaaaagtcttttgataacctaaccaacgatgggtcggatgatggacccggacatagtttacttacatttaagtgagatccggcttccaaaaagtacatcaatatcacttaagtggccatatctcgagacagggttgccagatcttctatgttttggactcgatggaaaggtcttttgataacctaaccaacgatgggtcggatggtggatccggacatagtttacatacatttaagtgagatccggcttccaaaaagtacataaatatcacttaaatggccatatctcgagacagggttgccagatcttcaatgatgtggactcgatggaaaggtcttttgataacctaactaacgatgggttggaaggtggatccggacatagtttacatacatttaagtgagatccggcttccaaaaagtacatcaatatcacttaagtggccatatctcgagacagggttgccagatcttgtatgttttggactcgatggaaaggtcttttgataacctaaccaacgatgggtcggatgatggacccggacatagtttacatacatttaagtgagatccggcttccaaaaagtacaccaatatcacttaaggggccatatctcgagacagggttgccagatcttcaatgttttggactcgttggaaaggtctttcgataacctaaccaacgatgggtcggatggtggatccggacatagtttacatacatttaagtgagatccggcttccaaaaagtacaccaatatcacttaaggggccatatctcgagacagggttgccagatcttcaatgttttggactcgttggaaaggttttttgataacctaaccaacgatgggtcggatgatggacccggacatagtttacatacatttaagtgagatccggatatatgtgaaaacacatttttatacataacttttgaactacttatcgaaacttcaatctgtataaaactcgatctatgggaccctaaaccaagtcgaatgcaacaagttcgggtcaaatcggttcagccagtgccgagaaacatgagctagtttgttggtcacatacatacatacacacacacatacacacacacatacacacacacatacacacacacatacacacacacatacacacagacatttgttcagttttcgattctgagtcgatatgtatacatgaaggtgggtctacgacgtttttatacaaagttcatttttagagcaggattatagccttacctcagtgaggaaggcaaaaagtcgaGATTTGTACATTTTATTTACAGTGCTCTCTTAAACCTAATCTAGTTAATTTTCCAAATTGTCCAGTATCCAGTTGATGTGATAGCTGACCATCACACCCACACCGGGCCTCTTCTCATTTACACTACACTCGGCCGGCCCACCGGAAACCACTCCAAACTGAACGAACCTGTGGGAACCGTCCCCCACCGGAACCACCGTCTGGTACGGACCACCCGAGTCCCCCCGACAATGGCCGGCCATGTCTCGTCCTCGCGCACAAAACGTCGACTCGCCTTGACACAGGTCAGTCCGCGGCACCACTTGCAGATCCGCCTCCAGCAGGACGTTTGAAGCCCGCTGGTCCTCCGTCTGACCCCAGCCGGTAACCGTCAGTCGGTTTGGTTTCAGCATCATCAGGCTTTCGGTCAACGGAAGACAAACCGGAAAGACCTCTCCGTCTACCAGGACGACTTTTCGAGCAAGTCGGATCAACGCAATGTCGTAGTCCGCGTCGAATCCGTTGAAGTTGTTGTTCGGGATGAGCTTCTCGATCGGGTATTCCTTCACCTTGGCCGCACACCGTCCGTCGACGCAGTCCGGATCACTGGACAGGTCGTACTCGCCCAATCGGACCGCTACCGGTCTCGTGTTGCCCTTCATACAGTGGGCCGCCGTCAACACGTACCTCGGATGGATCAACGATCCACTGCACAAGCTTTTGAGCGCCCCCTTCCGCTTGTACATCAAATTGGCCATCCACGGAAACTGCCCCAGGCCGGTCGCACTCCCGAGCAGGATGTTGTCCGCCAACCGAACCGTTCCGCAGTGCTTTAAGCCCAACCGGGCGGCCTTCGAGTGGGCGATAAAGTCCACCATTTTGGCCGGTTTCACCGCGGCGCAACAGATCGAGTGGCCGTCCCGGGCGTCCGACGGGCAGCTGCTGGCCCGCACAAAGTCGGCCATTTTGCGATCCTGTGTGATGCGTTCGTTCAGGAACGCACTGTGGATGGCGTCGCAGTTGCGGACCGGAACGCAGCGGCCTTTCGAGCCGGTGGGGTCCTTGCAGGAGGGGAAGGCTGGAAGGAAAAGAAAGGACCAAATCGTTATTATTGAATTGTTTTGGCCTGGTCCCAGTCGGCCCCGGTGgcattttcgagacgagatttgtctgatcatgccttccgtcggacggggaagtaaattttGGCCCCGGTCAAatttagaggttaggtcgtctgcttagtccaggtgtaggagtcgtctctctgggtcctgtctcggttgtgtcgctggtcggcagttgaactcacaatccaaaggtcttcAGTTCGAATCTTGGGGTTTGGATTGCCTCACCGTTCAAGCCTTCAAAACTCAAGTCGTGAAATCAATATGGCGAACCTTCCCGTATCCCCTTAATGTACTTTCAGTTTCAGGCAGGCAAATCAGGGAACGGCGCTTTTTCATATCAAGTTCAAGTGGTGCTTTCGTACGCCTAATGGTCACCTAATGGCTACAACAATAGATGATTGACGCTGGTCACTCCAACTAAAGCTCTAATTATAGCTTAGCCAAGCTCAGTTGCCTCAGCCCAGTCCGAATCTTTACTGACAATAAACGATGACCAACCATTTTCCTTAATCGAGTGACACATCTTTCTGTTGACACTCGAAGGTACTTCCCACGGGGATTAAGTTCAAAACGTATAACACGTACTCACCATTACCGATCTTCAACGAGCTGGGCGGTGGCAGCACCAGATCCATCGATTGTGGCGCCGTTTTGGCCTCGATAACCATGGCCTCAGGACAGCAATAAAAGTCCTAGGAAACAGATCCAGGCGTCAGTGATCTTCAAGCACTTCTTCAACTCTCCTACTTCCATACCTTATCCCCATCCCGGAAGCACACATTCTCCGCTAGTGTCCGCTCGATGGCAGGACTGCGCCGATCCCGCTCCAGATATTTCGCGATGAGTTCGCACCGTTCGGGGCCCACGCACCGACCTGGCGTTCCGGACGCCCCGGAACACCGCTTTCCCAGCGGTACCTCGATCCGGTTGCAGCAAACGCGTGGCTCACGGTCCACGCCCACGGTGTGACACGTCCGCGACCAGATGTACTCCTGCAGGGTGGCGTTGCGTTGGGCACGGTCGGACATGATGGCCTCGTAAATTGGCGCGCAATACTGCACCGGAACGCACAGGTCCTGCTCGGAGGGGCACTGTTTGGCCTGGACAGCGAGTAGGGTCGTCAACAGGACTACTGATTTAATAAATACGaaagacattttgaaaatttcctctAAATTAAGTTGAGATTCTTGGACGGAACCTCATTGAACACTGAGCTAATGTGGCAAAGAATCAAGCCGTTTTATATCGAATGAACTTTCCTCCGATTCTCTCTTGCTCTCGATTGAAAGcagttcattcgttcattgccGGGTGATCCCCGAATCGTTCCCTTGGGAGGCCTGCTACTGGTGGTGACTCTTCACGGGTCGGTTGTAGCATTTCTCTTGCGTTGATCAATTTGTGGGGGCTGGTCTTCGGCGGTACAGCAGGCGTCCGCTGGCTTGCGTTGATCAGTTTTATACATGATTGTGGTTCAAACTAGTTGGATGTTACTGTTTGCTGAAAGTCACACACCCGCATTCAGCTCGGCggggattttttttcgcaaactttttttgttacattAATTCAGTTTATACGTTCCATGCCTTCGTCGAATGATGAACTGAATCGGTCCTCAGAGGCTGGACTGAATCGTGTTCATGAAGTTAGAATTTACGCATTTGTTTATGAGTGAGTTGATTTGTTTCGTTTGTAGACGGTAATTTATTAATTGTTAGAACCCCCGTTTTGTTAGGAACTGACTAATTTAATGTCGAGGatacaaaacaggattttttttgcaaaaagtctcactaagggattttttttacatgtttggcTGGTTAAGGGTTCGGtcctaattccatccaattaGCTGTTTCTCAGTATtacatattttgtttttgttgaagtcttgcttcctcactttttacttATTACTTGGTTTCAGTTGAGAACGCATTTAGAAAGTACAGCTTGAACCACATGGGGCAGATATGCCAACAGTAGGTGCTCGATGAAATtacatgctgttcccctagctaTGATACCAAAAATCAATACATTAAAAGAACAAAAAGTCGAAAAATTTATGTCACTTTCACGGCTAGTCACGGCATTCTGACAAGATCCTAAATGATTCATTGGAGACGCCTGGTTTCTAAGGTTTCCTGTTTGTCCTAGCTTTTtgcctcacctcaatgaggaaaggctataaaatcactcgaaaaatgttttttttattcggcctcgtagacccaccgtGAAGGTGGTGCTTATAGgacctgttaaaaaaaaaactctggaaattaaaatgggcagcagcggcagcgaaagcaagggtgaagaaaagtcccaagaaatcgttccctTTTCTATTCTTCTGCTGTGCGTAAAgccatttcttgaccccttttccatgatttttttttttgaatactatCGTAATTGAAAGATGCAACTTTTGGTTCcccaaaaaagtataggtcatcccTTAACataaaagttatcgcagttttagtgaaaaaatgttcttttgccgatttcatcattttcccatttttgcacgCGGAGCATCAA
This is a stretch of genomic DNA from Culex pipiens pallens isolate TS chromosome 1, TS_CPP_V2, whole genome shotgun sequence. It encodes these proteins:
- the LOC120430357 gene encoding serine protease grass-like, which produces MSFVFIKSVVLLTTLLAVQAKQCPSEQDLCVPVQYCAPIYEAIMSDRAQRNATLQEYIWSRTCHTVGVDREPRVCCNRIEVPLGKRCSGASGTPGRCVGPERCELIAKYLERDRRSPAIERTLAENVCFRDGDKDFYCCPEAMVIEAKTAPQSMDLVLPPPSSLKIGNAFPSCKDPTGSKGRCVPVRNCDAIHSAFLNERITQDRKMADFVRASSCPSDARDGHSICCAAVKPAKMVDFIAHSKAARLGLKHCGTVRLADNILLGSATGLGQFPWMANLMYKRKGALKSLCSGSLIHPRYVLTAAHCMKGNTRPVAVRLGEYDLSSDPDCVDGRCAAKVKEYPIEKLIPNNNFNGFDADYDIALIRLARKVVLVDGEVFPVCLPLTESLMMLKPNRLTVTGWGQTEDQRASNVLLEADLQVVPRTDLCQGESTFCARGRDMAGHCRGDSGGPYQTVVPVGDGSHRFVQFGVVSGGPAECSVNEKRPGVGVMVSYHINWILDNLEN